One Parasphingorhabdus cellanae genomic region harbors:
- a CDS encoding polysaccharide biosynthesis/export family protein, translating into MKNLLMAVIFALVAASANAQSAAPQTDGTVTAASNQAAYRINAGDDIEVYVWGEERLQRQIRVLPDGTFSFPLVGRVEAEGKLPYEIEAVVSKGLENQYRGQVPQVTVSVSSPTGLQFSVMGRVNSPGSFTPGRYVNLLEALSLAGGPSQFADLGGISIVRKTPTGLTTIRASLGGLFKRSGAADAVSKRAIPNIQSGDTVIVP; encoded by the coding sequence ATGAAGAATTTATTAATGGCCGTGATTTTTGCGCTGGTCGCAGCTTCGGCCAATGCGCAATCTGCTGCCCCCCAAACGGATGGAACGGTAACCGCGGCTTCGAACCAGGCGGCTTATCGGATAAACGCAGGGGATGACATCGAAGTCTATGTTTGGGGCGAAGAGCGTCTTCAACGACAGATACGTGTATTACCGGACGGTACTTTTTCCTTCCCATTGGTTGGCAGGGTCGAAGCCGAAGGTAAGCTTCCCTATGAAATAGAAGCAGTTGTCAGCAAAGGCCTGGAGAACCAATATCGTGGGCAGGTTCCACAAGTCACTGTATCTGTCAGTTCACCCACGGGTTTGCAATTCTCTGTAATGGGACGTGTAAACTCGCCCGGCAGCTTCACTCCTGGCCGTTATGTGAATCTGCTTGAAGCATTGAGTCTAGCAGGTGGTCCCAGCCAGTTCGCCGATCTCGGCGGCATATCCATTGTTCGCAAAACGCCGACCGGACTTACAACGATTAGAGCTAGCTTGGGTGGTTTGTTTAAACGTAGCGGCGCCGCCGATGCTGTGTCTAAACGCGCCATACCGAATATACAGTCTGGCGATACGGTCATCGTACCTTAA